From the Streptomyces sp. SN-593 genome, the window CAAACCCCCTTGCTCCAGGCCCGTTCGGGCCGCCTGTCCACCGACAGTAGAAGGGGTGGCGCCACGCGTCTATGCATGAACGCGACTATGCGTGTCTTTGCATAAACAGGTCCCCGACCGCCCCGGCCACCCCCGGCACGTGGTCACGTACGCGCCCGTGCGGACTGGGCGCAGCCTCATGGCGCGGTCCGGGATGGGCTGGTGCCCAAGAGGAGAGTTCAAGCCCCCCTCGGACACGCGAGATCAGTACGGTGGCGTCCGGTCGGAATACCTTTCCGTCCGGACGTTTTTCCGTGTGCGCTCCCGCGTGGCCGAAACGCTACGGCGCCGACGGTGAGCGGTGCGTAACCGCCCGCCGGGCGGGGCAGGTACCCCACGCCCCTCGGGTCGGAGCGCTCCGCCACGGTTCCCGCGCGGCAGCCGGTCGGACGCCACCGCCGCGCGCCCTCCGGCCTCCAGGATCGGGCCGCCGCGCCCGCGACAGGGACGGGAGCGAGAAGGTGCCAGGAACTCCCGCGCTGGAGTTGCGGTCCGTGCGCCGGGTGTACGGGGCGGGGCCCTCCGCCACGATCGCCCTCGACGACGTCGCCGTGACGGTCGCGGCCGGCCGCTTCGTCAGCCTCATCGGCCCCAGCGGCTGCGGCAAGTCGACGCTGCTGCGGCTGGTCGCCGGCCTGGAGCGGCCCGACCGCGGCGAGGTGCTGGTGCACGGGGTCACGCCGGCCGAGGCGTGCGCCGCCAAGCTGATCGGGCTGGTGCCGCAGAGCCCGGCGCTGCTGCCGTGGCTGTCCGTGCTGCGGAACGTCACGCTGCCGCAGAAGATCAACCGCGGGGCCGGCGGGCGCCGCGCGCGCCTACCGGGGTTCACCGAGCGGGAGGCCGCGCCGTCGGTCGCGCACACGCGCGACCTCCTCGTCCGGGCCGGCCTGGGCGAGGTCGTGCACAGGGTTCCGGCCCAGTTGTCCGGCGGGATGCGGCAGCGCGTGGCGATCGTGCGCGCCTTCGGCCTGCGGCCGGACCTGCTGGTCATGGACGAGCCCTTCTCGGCCCTGGACGAGTTCACCCGGGAGAGCCTCCAGGACCAGTTGCTGGACCTGTGGGAGGAGTTGCGGACGACGGTGCTGTTCGTCACCCACTCGGTCACCGAGGCCGTCCGGCTCTCGGACACGGTCGTCGTGATGGCACCGGGGCCCGGCCGCATCGTGGAGACCGTCGAGATCGACCTGCCCCGGCCGCGCGGGGAGCGCCTCCTGCGGGAGCGGCGCTTCCACGCGTACGAGGACCTGCTCAGGGAGCGGCTGCGCCGCGCCTGGCACGGCGGCGGCGCGTGAGCGGGGAGCACCGGACATGACCGCGGGCGACGGGGGGAGCGGGAGATGACCGCAGTCGGGGAGCACACCGGCGCGGGGCCCGGGACGGGTCCGCCCGGCCGGCGGCCGCGCCGGGGCCGGTGCCGCCCGTGGCCGCGGGCGGCCTGGGCCCGCCCCGGCGTGTGGCTGCCGCTGCCGGTGATGCTGGCCGTCCTCGCCGCCCTGTGGCAGTACGGTGCCCGGCGCCTGCCCTACCTGCTGCCGCCGCTGCCGGCGGTCGGCCGGTCGCTGACCACGCACTTCGGGTACTACCTCTCGGGCGCGTGGGTCACCCTCGGCGAGGCGGCCGCCGGGCTCGCGACGGGCTTCGCCGCCGCGTTCGTCCTGGCGGTGCTGACCAGCGAACTCCCGCTGGTGCGCCGGGCGGTGATGCCGATCGCGGTCGTGCTCAACGTCACCCCGCTGGTGGCGATCGCGCCGGCCCTGGTCGTGGCCTTCGGTTTCGGCCCGCTGCCCAAGCTGATCATCACCGGCCTGATCTGCTTCTTCCCCATCCTCATCAACACCGCGACCGGCCTGCGGTCGGTGCCGCGGCCGGTGCTCCAGGTGTACCGGACGATGGACGCCGGCCGGATCGAGTTGCTGTGGCACCTGCGGGTCCCCCACGCGCTGCCCTACGTCTTCGCCGCGCTGCGCATCGTCTTCCCGCTGTCGCTCATCGGCGCCGTGGTGGCCGAGATGTCCGCGGCGGGATCGACCCGCGGGCTCGGCACGGCGATCAGCGTGGCCTCGTCCATGAACCAACTGCCCGTCGTGTACGCCTCCGTCCTCGTCCTCGCGGTGATGGGCGTCCTGCTCCTGCTCGCCGTCACCCTGGTCGAACGCCGGGTGCTGCGCCGGCACGACGGCGCCCCCGACTGATCCGCCCCCGACCGCGGCCCCCGCCCCAACGCTCGCGCCCAGACCGCCCCGTCCCGACCGTCCCGCGATCCGCCGCCCGCCCGGCCCCGCCCGGCCCGGACGCGGCGGCGGTCCGTGTTCCGCGCGCCACCCCTGACGCCTCGTCACCTTGGAGCCGCCATGCAGCCGCCCTCGCACCACCGCCTCCTCCGGTCCGGGCTCGCGGCCCTCGCGGCCGTCGCGCTGACGGCCGCCGCGGGATGCGGCTCCGGCCCGGACACCGCCGGCCCGACGCGCACGAAGGGCTCCGCCGTCTCCGCCGCGCGCTGCGCCGAGAACGAGGCGGCCGGGAAGATCACCTACCTGTCGGGCTACCAGTACCAGGCGTCGGCGTCGATCCTGGAGTACGTCGCCGCCGAGAAGCTCGGCTACTTCGACGACCTGTGCCTGGACGTGTCCCTCCGGCCGGGCACCGGCGACACGGCGCAGAACACCAAGCTGCTGGCCGGCGGGCGGGCGACCGTGGCCGCCGTGGCCGAGCAGGACGTCATCCAGGCCCGGGCCGCCGGCATCGACATCGAGGGCGTCTCGTCGTACTCCGACGCGGGCCTGGACGTCCTGATGACGAACAAGGACATCACCGCGCTCCCCCAGCTCGACGGCAAGGTGGTCGGCCACAAGGGCTACGTCCCGGCGGCCGTCGAGGCGATGATGGTGAAGGCGGGGGTCCGGTGGGACTCGCTGAAGCTGGTGAAGGAGGGGTACGACCCCTCGGTGCTGCCCCGCCGGCAGGGCGGCCTCGAAGCGCTCACCGGGTTCGTCTCCAACGAGCCCAACCAGCTCAGGGCGGCCGGCAAGGACGTCACCGTGTGGCAGCCGGTCGACTACGGCATCCCCAGCTCGCTCGGCGCGATGGCCGTGAACCCGGCGTTCGCGAAGGCCCATCCGCACGCCGTCCAGGACGTCCTGCGTGCGGCCCTGCACGCCTACGCGTACTGCTCGTCCGGCGCGGCGCACATCCGCGAGTGCGTCGGCTACGCGGCGGGGCTGTCCGGCCCGACGTACGACAAGACGCTCAACACGACGATCTGGAGGACCGAGACGCAGGTCGTCCGGGACAACCCCACGCCCGGGCAGCCGCTGGGCGGCCTCGACCTGTCCAACGTCACCGAACTCGTGGCCATGCTGCACCGGTTCGCGATCGTGCCGGCCGGCGTGACCGCCGCCCGGGCGCGTGGGTGGTTCGACACGTCGTACGTCGACGGGCTGTATGCCGCCGGAAAGCTGGTGTGGCCCGCACCGTAGGGGCGAGCGGGCCGGCGGGCGGCCGGTCCGGGCGGAATCCGGAATCTCACCGAAAGGGCCGTGCACATGCCTGCGAAAGAGTACGGGATCTTCCTCCCGATCGGGAACGGCGGCTGGATGCTGTCCACGTCGGCCCCGCACCCCGAGGCGAGCTACGCGTGGAACCGGCGCGCGACGCTGCATGCCGAGCGGATCGGCCTGGACTTCGTCATGTCGATGGCGAAGTGGCGCGGCTTCGGCGGGAGCACCGACCACTGGGGCCGCTCGCTGGAGTCGGTCACGATGATGTCGGCGCTCGCCGAGGCCACCAGCCGGGTCAGGATCTGGGCCACCCTGCACGCGAACGTGCACAACCCCGCCGTCGCGGCGAAGATGATCGCCACCCTCCAGGACGTCTCCGGCGGCCGGGCCGGGCTGAACATCGTCAACGGCTCCTACGCCGGGGAGTTCGAGCAGTTCGGCGCCTGGGACCCGGAACTCGGCCACCAGGAGCGCTACCGGATGACGGAGTTGTGGACGGAGGCGGTCGGGCGGCTGTGGACCGAGCCCTCCGTCACCATGCGCACCCCGTACTTCGACCTCGTGGACTGCCGTTCCCGCCCGCACCCGGCGGTGCGCCCGACCCTCATCAGCGCGGGCCGCTCCGAGGACGCGCGCCGCTTCCAGGCCCGGTACGCCGACGGCGCCTTCCTCGCCGCCGAGAGCCTCGACGAGATGCGGACGCTCTCGGCCGACGTGCACGCGCGGGCCGCGGCGAACGGCCGCGTCTGCCGGACGTACTCGATGCTCACCGTCGTCCAGGACGAGACCGACGCGCTGGCCGCGCGGAAGGTGCGCGCGTGGGGCGCGGGGCTGGACCGCGAGGCGCTGGCCCGCATGCGCCGGACCTGGGGCGTGCCGGAGGACCAGGCCCGCGCGTGGGCGGAGGGCGCGGAGGGCGAGGCCGCCTTCCAGACCGCCTACGTGGCCGGCTCGGCGCGCACCGTCACCGAGCACATCGCGTACATCGTGCGCGAAGCCGATCTGGACGGGCTCATGTTGATCTTCCCGGAGTACGACGAGGACATGCTGCTGTTCGGCGAGACCGTGCTGCCGGCCCTGCGGGCCCGCGACGGGTCGACGGCCTGATTCCACGGCGTTTCCCGTGGCATCGGCCACAGATGGGCGCCGTTCGGGGCCCATCGGAGCAAAATCGGGTTATAACTTCCGAAGTGGTGCCCAAACCCCACCAATTGATCACCACCGGGCGAAGTGACCTATTACACACCCTTCGCCGCATTTCTCCGCCCTGCGTCGAAAGGTGCGTATTGTGGCCGCTTACCTGTGTCCTCCCGCGGTGATCCACGGCGAGCACTCCGTGCCGACGGACGAGATCCTGGCCGACGTCCGCGACCGGCATCCGCGGGCACCGTGGCTGTCCCGGATCGAGGGCATCGCGGGTTCCACCGGGATCGACACCCGCGGGTGGATGCTGCCGCTGAGCGCCGCCGTGGCGCCCGGCGCCGGCGGCGGCCTGCGGACCCCGGCCCCCGGCCCGGCCCGGGAGGCGCTGGCGCGCGGCGGGTTCGGCGAGCAGGACGTGGACCGGGTGATCGCCGCGCTGGAGGCGGTCCCGGCACCGCAGACCGTGCAGGAGCGCACCGCGCCGGCCTGGGAGGCCGTGCAGGCGTACGGCGAGCGGGCGGCCCGCGGCGCCCTTCAGATCGCCGGGCTGGACCCCTCCGACGTCGACTGCCTGATCACCAGCAACTCCACCACGCCCGCACT encodes:
- a CDS encoding ABC transporter permease; the encoded protein is MTAVGEHTGAGPGTGPPGRRPRRGRCRPWPRAAWARPGVWLPLPVMLAVLAALWQYGARRLPYLLPPLPAVGRSLTTHFGYYLSGAWVTLGEAAAGLATGFAAAFVLAVLTSELPLVRRAVMPIAVVLNVTPLVAIAPALVVAFGFGPLPKLIITGLICFFPILINTATGLRSVPRPVLQVYRTMDAGRIELLWHLRVPHALPYVFAALRIVFPLSLIGAVVAEMSAAGSTRGLGTAISVASSMNQLPVVYASVLVLAVMGVLLLLAVTLVERRVLRRHDGAPD
- a CDS encoding ABC transporter ATP-binding protein — encoded protein: MPGTPALELRSVRRVYGAGPSATIALDDVAVTVAAGRFVSLIGPSGCGKSTLLRLVAGLERPDRGEVLVHGVTPAEACAAKLIGLVPQSPALLPWLSVLRNVTLPQKINRGAGGRRARLPGFTEREAAPSVAHTRDLLVRAGLGEVVHRVPAQLSGGMRQRVAIVRAFGLRPDLLVMDEPFSALDEFTRESLQDQLLDLWEELRTTVLFVTHSVTEAVRLSDTVVVMAPGPGRIVETVEIDLPRPRGERLLRERRFHAYEDLLRERLRRAWHGGGA
- a CDS encoding ABC transporter substrate-binding protein, yielding MQPPSHHRLLRSGLAALAAVALTAAAGCGSGPDTAGPTRTKGSAVSAARCAENEAAGKITYLSGYQYQASASILEYVAAEKLGYFDDLCLDVSLRPGTGDTAQNTKLLAGGRATVAAVAEQDVIQARAAGIDIEGVSSYSDAGLDVLMTNKDITALPQLDGKVVGHKGYVPAAVEAMMVKAGVRWDSLKLVKEGYDPSVLPRRQGGLEALTGFVSNEPNQLRAAGKDVTVWQPVDYGIPSSLGAMAVNPAFAKAHPHAVQDVLRAALHAYAYCSSGAAHIRECVGYAAGLSGPTYDKTLNTTIWRTETQVVRDNPTPGQPLGGLDLSNVTELVAMLHRFAIVPAGVTAARARGWFDTSYVDGLYAAGKLVWPAP
- a CDS encoding LLM class flavin-dependent oxidoreductase, which translates into the protein MPAKEYGIFLPIGNGGWMLSTSAPHPEASYAWNRRATLHAERIGLDFVMSMAKWRGFGGSTDHWGRSLESVTMMSALAEATSRVRIWATLHANVHNPAVAAKMIATLQDVSGGRAGLNIVNGSYAGEFEQFGAWDPELGHQERYRMTELWTEAVGRLWTEPSVTMRTPYFDLVDCRSRPHPAVRPTLISAGRSEDARRFQARYADGAFLAAESLDEMRTLSADVHARAAANGRVCRTYSMLTVVQDETDALAARKVRAWGAGLDREALARMRRTWGVPEDQARAWAEGAEGEAAFQTAYVAGSARTVTEHIAYIVREADLDGLMLIFPEYDEDMLLFGETVLPALRARDGSTA